The Euphorbia lathyris chromosome 3, ddEupLath1.1, whole genome shotgun sequence genome contains a region encoding:
- the LOC136222676 gene encoding LOW QUALITY PROTEIN: two-component response regulator-like APRR3 (The sequence of the model RefSeq protein was modified relative to this genomic sequence to represent the inferred CDS: inserted 1 base in 1 codon) — protein MIAVAMTDSGVGKRSLVDAENHIFSEXEYKNGIMGDRQGLGSSEEDETRIGDTPAHVSNGPGGAVQIHDGIQVPQQQSHNSVISWERFLPTRSLKVLLVENDDSTRHVVSALLRNCSYEVTAVANGLQAWKILEDLNSHIDLVLTEVILPILSGIGLLCKIMSHKTLKIIPVIMMSSHDSMGIVFKCLSKGAVDFLVKPIRKNELKNLWQHIWRRCHSSSGSGSESGTQTKKSVKTKCNKESENNSDSSDELGDNGSNGPSNRDGSDNGSGTQSSWTKRAVDFDSPRPMSPEYQITDAPDSTCAQVIHTKPETFGNRWVHVTDAKECQEKDDKKDVAMGKDLEMRVCITPNSRQDYQCENSTPCPTSNRQNKSTEVYCKPVENGKMEHTRENVWANVRDKTPRMSGTDANSVNPHVESKKFGASNGRDVLQLKDRPCCDEELPSLELSLKGLRGVGESGTSANDDRNVLRHSDLSAFSKYNTGSSANQGPTGNVGSCSPLDNSSVVMKMETTHNIPFHLSGTVLNQQSNGSSNNNDMASTAKNVTPKPEAFNDKSESTSAFKSFQSPAFQPAQNSHNHTEQVITAKEEHVGVKKAHPQFRDTHQQIQVQHHHHHHHYHHHVHNIQQQHQSLQDLDDVAVNSKSTAVPCGSSNVVGGPPEAKAGKYSMNGSASGSNHGSNGQDGSSTGLNTGLTNIESDNTAAGNNGAGGMSGNMSGSAVDDHRVMQREAALSKFRQKRKERCFEKRVRYQSRKRLAEQRPRVKGQFVRQTTSESKSGRDCLSNDMTSEDNSCDSVR, from the exons ATGATTGCTGTTGCGATGACCGACAGTGGTGTGGGCAAGAGATCGTTAGTGGATGCGGAGAACCATATCTTCTCTG AGGAATATAAGAATGGAATAATGGGTGATAGACAAGGTCTGGGCTCATCTGAGGAAGATGAAACTAGGATCGGTGACACACCTGCACATGTGAGCAATGGACCTGGAGGAGCAGTTCAGATCCATGATGGGATCCAGGTACCACAACAACAATCTCATAATTCTGTCATAAGCTGGGAGAGATTTCTCCCTACTAGGTCTCTGAAAGTTCTTCTTGTGGAAAATGATGATTCAACTCGACATGTTGTCAGTGCTCTACTACGGAACTGCAGCTATGAAG TTACTGCTGTTGCAAATGGTCTTCAAGCATGGAAGATTCTGGAAGACCTGAATAGCCATATTGATCTGGTCCTAACAGAGGTAATCCTGCCTATCTTATCTGGAATTGGCCTTCTATGCAAGATTATGAGCCACAAAACTCTCAAGATTATTCCAGTTATAA TGATGTCATCCCATGATTCTATGGGTATAGTCTTTAAGTGTCTGTCAAAAGGTGCAGTAGATTTTTTGGTGAAACCTATTCGGAAGAATGAACTTAAAAACCTTTGGCAGCACATCTGGAGGAGATGCCACAGT TCTAGTGGTAGTGGGAGTGAAAGTGGGacacaaactaaaaaatctgTCAAGACAAAATGTAATAAGGAGTCTGAAAATAATTCTGACAGCAGTGATGAGCTTGGTGATAATGGGAGCAACGGCCCAAGTAATCGGGATGGAAGTGATAATGGGAGTGGCACTCAG AGTTCGTGGACAAAAAGGGCAGTTGACTTTGACAGTCCTCGACCGATGTCGCCTGAATATCAAATAACTGATGCTCCTGATAGCACTTGTGCGCAagtgatccatacaaagccagAAACATTTGGCAATAGATGGGTGCATGTCACTGATGCAAAAGAATGCCAAGAGAAGGATGATAAAAAAG ATGTTGCAATGGGCAAAGACTTGGAGATGAGAGTGTGTATCACTCCTAATTCGCGGCAGGATTATCAATGTGAGAATTCAACACCCTGCCCTACAAGCAACAGGCAAAACAAAAGTACCGAAGTGTATTGTAAGCCAGTTGAGAATGGAAAGATGGAGCACACTCGTGAAAATGTATGGGCCAATGTGAGGGATAAAACTCCAAGAATGTCTGGTACAGATGCGAATTCTGTCAATCCACATGTAGAAAGCAAAAAGTTTGGAGCTTCAAATGGTCGTGATGTTCTTCAACTCAAAGATAGACCATGCTGTGATGAAGAGTTGCCATCTCTTGAATTATCTTTGAAAGGGCTTAGAGGAGTTGGTGAAAGTGGAACTTCTGCAAATGATGACCGCAATGTTTTACGGCATTCAGATTTATCAGCATTTTCTAA GTACAATACTGGCTCTTCTGCTAATCAG GGTCCCACAGGTAATGTCGGGAGTTGTTCTCCACTTGATAATAGCTCCGTTGTAATGAAGATGGAGACTACACACAATATCCCGTTTCATTTAAGTGGTACGGTTCTCAATCAGCAGTCTAATGGTAGTAGCAACAACAATGACATGGCCTCCACAGCCAAAAATGTCACTCCTAAGCCAGAAGCGTTTAACGACAAGTCGGAGTCCACATCAGCGTTTAAATCATTTCAGTCCCCTGCGTTCCAGCCTGCCCAGAATAGTCATAATCATACTGAGCAGGTAATAACTGCTAAAGAAGAGCATGTGGGTGTTAAGAAGGCTCATCCACAGTTTAGAGATACCCACCAACAGATTCAAGTCCAGCACCACCATCACCACCACCATTATCACCATCATGTGCACAACATACAGCAGCAGCATCAATCATTGCAGGATCTTGATGATGTTGCGGTGAATAGTAAATCAACAGCTGTGCCATGTGGATCATCAAATGTGGTTGGAGGGCCACCTGAAGCCAAAGCTGGAAAATACAGCATGAATGGAAGTGCCTCAGGGAGTAACCATGGCAGTAATGGGCAAGACGGAAGCAGCACTGGCTTGAATACTGGATTGACAAACATAGAAAGTGACAATACAGCAGCTGGGAATAATGGAGCTGGTGGCATGAGTGGGAATATGAGTGGGAGTGCAGTAGATGATCATAGGGTTATGCAAAGAGAGGCTGCCTTGTCCAAGTTCCGACAAAAGAGGAAAGAAAGATGTTTTGAGAAAAGG GTCCGATATCAAAGCAGGAAAAGATTGGCAGAACAGCGGCCTCGCGTGAAGGGACAATTTGTTCGACAGACAAC GTCTGAATCTAAATCAGGAAGGGATTGCTTGAGCAATGATATGACTTCCGAAGACAATTCTTGTGACAGTGTACGATAG